CGTTTGCCATCACGTCGCGTTGCACAGGGCGTTGCTGTAATCGGCCGCGTCGCCACTCGCGACATCGCGAACCTGTATCGCCGGTTCGCCTCGTGCAACAGCCCTGATAGTCGCGCTCGCGCCGCGCCCCGCGGCGGCGAGCCCAGGAGGATCGATGACCGGAAGTCTTGCTTGTCCATCGCATCGCCGGCCTGCCGCGATGCAGCGTCCGCTGGCGTTGTGGATCGCCTTGGCGTTGAGCGGCAGCGTGCATGCACATGCGCAGCCGGCGCCTGCCGATGGCGCGTCCGCGGCGCCGCCCGCCGCCGCGCCAACGCTGGACACGGTGCAGGTCAAGGGCGTGCGCGGCAGCGTCGTCGATGCGATCGCGACCAAGCAGGCGCATGCCGAGATCAGCGATTCCATCGTCGCCGAGGACATCGGCAAGCTGCCGGACAACAGCGTGGCGGCGGCGCTGCAACGCGTGACTGGCGTGCAGGTCGCGCGCGCTGGCGCGGAGGTCGGGCAGGTGCTGGTGCGCGGCCTGCCGAACGTGGTCACCACGCTCGACGGTCGCAACGTGTTCACCACTGTCGGTCGCGACATCGAGCTGGCCGACGTGCCTACCGAACTGCTGCGCAGCGTCGATGTATACAAGACCACCGGTGCGCAGTTCCAGGAAGGCGGCATCGCCGGCGTGGTGGACGTGCACCTGCGAAGGCCGTTCGATTTCGAGGAGGACAGCACCATCGCCGGCAGCGTCAGCGCGCTGCGCGGCGACCAGGCCGGCAAGACCGTGCCCAACGGCAGCCTGACCCTCAGCGAGCGCTGGGACACCGGGCATGGCCGCATGGGCGTGATGGGCAGCGTGGCCTATCAGCGGCGCCCGTACCAGGAGTCCAATTCGATCTACGGCACCTACGACCTGAAGCCCAATCCGCTCGATCCGGGCCAGCGGATCTACGTGCCCTACAGCGCCGGCGGGCTGATGGCGCGCGGCGACCGCGAGCGCAAGTCGGCCAACCTGTCATTCCAGTGGGCGCCGAGCGAGCGCAGCGAGGTGTATCTGGATGCGCTGTACATCGGCTACGGCAACCGGCCGCAGGTGAACTACTGGCTCCCGTTCCCCGGCCTGGCCACGGCCGAGAACACGCGCTCGCTGAGCCTGCGCCCGGGCACTGCGGTGCTAGATGGACTGGAAGCCAGCGACATGCGGACGCTGTCCAGCACCCAGGCGCACAAGAACGCCTCCGATACCTATCAGGCGGCGCTGGGCGGGCGCTGGAACAACGACAAGGTGAAGCTGAGCACCGAGCTGGCCTACACCTACAGCACCGCCGACAATCGCGCCTTCACCCTGGACGTGGAGACGCTGGCGCCGCTGCTGCACCTGCGCTCCGGCCGCGGCGCGCCGGCGACCTGGATCACCCAGGCCGACGGCAGCGCCTACGACGCCACCGCGCCCGGCAACTGGACCTTGCGCCAGTACTACGACAGCTGGAACGAGCAGAAGGGCGAGGAGTGGGCGTGGCGCGGCGACGCCAACATCGCGTTGGACACCGGTCCGCTGCAATCGCTGGACGTCGGCCTGCGCGCGAGCCGGCGCAGCGCGACCAATCGGTCCGGCGACACCGGCGCACGCGACAACGTGACCGGCACGCCGATCCTGCTCGGCGACGTGCCCGGCCTGGCCTCGGTGACGCCGGGCAACATGCTCGACGGCGCGCGCGATTTCGGCACCGACCGCTGGGCCTCGGCCAACCAGGATTTCCTGCTGCAACGCAGCGCCTACCTGCGCACGCTGATGGGGCACTCGGCCACGCGCCCGGACGCCGATCCGGCGTTGTTCTTCGACGATCGCGAGGACAACTACGCCGCGTACGCGCAACTGAACTATGGCTTCGCGCTTGGCCCGGTGCCGGTGGACGGGCGCATCGGCGTGCGCGCCACGCGCCTGGATTCCACGCTGCGCGGCACGCAGCCGCGCGACGGCGTGTCCGGCCCGGTGCAGATCGACCGGCGCACCGACAAGGTGCTGCCGAACTACAGCGCCAACCTGTCGCTGCGCGAGAACCTGATGCTGCGCCTGGCCGGCAGCACCACCATCACTCGGCCGGAGTTCGCCGATCTCAATCCGCAGCTGGCCCTGTACGAGTCCACCGACTCGCTGCCGGCGCGCGGCGGCGGCGGCAACCCGCAGTTGCGCCCGGTGGAGTCGCGCAACGCTGACCTGTCGCTGGAGTGGTACTTCCGCCCGGGTTCGTTGCTGTCGCTGGCCGCCTTCCATCGCGACATCGACGGCTACATCCAGACCTATGCGGCCGACGAGACCATCGACGGGACCACCTATTCGATCAGTCGCCCGCGCAACACCGGCAAGGGCACGCTGAAGGGCGTGGAGGCGGGCTATACGCAGTTCTACGATTTCCTGCCGGGGTGGCTGTCCGGGTTCGGCACCCAGCTCAACTACACCTACATCGACGCCGAGGCCGATTCGCCCGACGGCATCAGCCAGCCGCTGACCAACGTGTCGAAGAATGCGTACAACGTCATCCTGATGTACGAGTACCAGCGCTTTTCCGCGCGTGCCGCCTACAACTGGCGCAACCGCTACGCAGTGAGCTTCAACAGCTCCGGCGACCAGCCCGAGCAGATCTACCATGGCCCGGAGAAGTGGCTGGACGTGGCCCTGAACTATGAGCTCAGCGAGCGCCTGACGGTGTTCGCCGAGGCGACCAACCTGCTCGGGACCACCACCTACAACTACTTCGGCGAGCGCAGCACGTTCCCGCGCGAGGTGGCGTCGCCGGAGCGCACCTACACGCTCGGGTTGCGCTTCCGGCTGTAGGGCATGGTGGTGGGATGCGCGCCGCATGCAGGGCGATGGCGCGTCGCGCCGCGATGCACGCGCTGCGGCGCTGCACGGTGCTAAAGTCGTCCGCCTCACTGCACACGTGGAGCCGCACGATGACATCCGACGCCTTCTACCCGATCGGTACGCCCGGCACGCCCTGGGGGCCTGCGGAAAGGGCGGCATGGCTGTCGCGGCAGCAGCGCCAGCGCAGCTACCAGGACGATGTGGTGGCGGCGATCGAGCAGCTGCGTGGGCAACTGGATGTCGTGGACTACGGGGTGGTGGCGTACGCGCAGGAGCGCTACCCGCTGCTGGCGCTGCGCAGCCGCGGATGGGACGACGCGCTGCCGTGCATGCTGGTGACCGGCGGCGTGCACGGCTACGAGACCAGTGGCGTGCACGGCGCGCTGCAGTTCGCGCGCCAGCATGCGGCCGATTACGCCGGTCGCGCCAACCTGCTGGTGGCGCCGTGCGTGAGTCCGTGGGCCTACGAGCGGATCCATCGCTGGAACGCGGACGCGATCGATCCGAACCGGTCGTTCCGCGAAGACAGCCCGGCGCAGGAGTCGGCCGCGCTGCTGCGGCTGGTCGCGCCGCTGCGTGGGCGGATCGCGATGCACATCGACCTGCACGAGACCACCGACAGCGACGAGTCCGAATTCCGGCCGGCGCTGGCCGCGCGCGATGGTGTCGCCTACGAGCCCGATGGCATTCCCGACGGCTTCTACCTGGTCGACGACAGCGAGAATCCACAACCGGCGTTCCAGCAGGCGGTGATCGCGGCAGTGGAGCAGGTGACGCATATCGCGCCGGCCGATGCCGAGGGCAAGATCATCGGCTCGCCGGTGGTGGCGCATGGCGTCATCCGCTACCCGATGAAGAAGCTGGGGTTGTGTGCGGGCATCAGCGACGCGCGCTACACCACGACCACCGAGGTCTATCCCGACAGTCCGAGCGCCACGCCCGAGCAGTGCAATGCCGCACAGGTGGCGGCGGTTCGCGCGGCGATCGACTATGCGTTGGCGCATCCGTAGTCGGTGCCGCCTGCGCGATGCCGGGCGTGCGCGGCGGCTTGTCCGCGTGCAATGGCGCGCCACGCGGTGAAGCATTGATCCGCGTCTATGCCAAGTCCGACACCGCGCCATGACGGTCTTCTGTTCTTCGTAGGAGGGGTTTCAATCCCGACGTCTTGCCGATAAAGCGTCGGAGTTGAAACTCCTCCTGCAGAAGCACGGGCAAAAAGGCGGTGGCGATCGGAATCGATGCCGTACCGACCGCCGCATGGCCATGCAGTTGTCCACGGTGTCCATCAGCTGCCGAGCACGCTACGCTAGCTCGCTCCTCGTGCCCACAGCCGCCATGTCCATCGTCCTCACCCCCTTCGCCCGCACCCGCCTGTTCCCGCGCGACGCGCGCCGCAACGCGATCCAGGACTGCACGCCGGAACAGTTCGAGCGCCAGCTCAACGACGCCATGCCGCTCCGGGTGCTGGACGGCTACGCGCCGTTCTGCAAGTTGCACGTGCATCGCAACTGGACGTCCACCCGCTGCCTGACCGTGCCGATCACCGAGGCCAATCGCCACCTGCTGCGTTCCGGCTACGAAGCGCGCAGCAGGGAGGAGTTGCCGGTGCTGGTGCGCTGGTTCGAAGGCGTCGAGCCGCCGGTCGCCACGTACCTGCTGCCGATCCTCTACAGCCGCGAGCAATTGGCGCGCGAAGGCGCACCGATCGAGGCCGAGTGGGGCGTGGTCGGCTGCCTCTATACGGCCGAGCCGCAGGAGATCCCGATGGCGCCGATCACCATGCTGCGCAACGCGCTGGGCGTGGAGGAGGGCGGCTCGGGCGTGGCGCTGGACCGCGAGGCCTACCGGCGCAGCGTGGCGTTCTGGGAGCGCAACGCGAACTGGCGGCCTTAGCCGCGTGCCGGCGTCGCAGTAGCGAGCGGGTGCGCGATTGCCAGCGGCCCGCCGTCGACAGGCGCAAGCTCGCCGCAAGCGCGCTCAGCGCAGCACGGGATTCGCCCAGACCACCAGCGGCGGCAACGCGCCGGCCGGCACTGCGTCGGCCGCGGCGACCAGCTCGAGCACGCCGACGTTGCCGATCGGCAGTTCGACGGCGACTGCCGCATCGCCGCTGCGCATCGGCGCGCTTTCGTACAGGAGCCTGGCGTCGCCGTAGATGCGGAACACGGTCCTGCCGGTGCCGCGCGCGGCGCTGTCCTGCAGCCCGATCGAGGTGCTGAACTTGGAGAACTCGCCGCGGGTGAGGATTTCCAGCCGCGAATCGGCATGGGCGCCGATGCCGTATGCGTATGCGCTGCCGGCGATCTTCAGCGGCTGGCCGTATGGCGTGACGTCGGCGCGCGGCGTGCCGGAGGCGGCGTCCAGCGCGGTGGCGTAGCTCGGCAGGCCATCGGCGGCGACATGGATGCGCCCGGTCATTTCGCTCAGCAGGGTCGCGTCCGCTTCGACCGGCGTGCCCTTGACCTTGAGCATCACCGCGGCATGCGGCGCCAGCGAATAGCGCAGCGGGCCCTGGCGCGACGGCAGGTCGCGGCGGCGCCACAGATCGCGCACCGCCAGTGGCGTGCCGGCCGCCAGCTTCATCTGCCGCGCATCGACCTGCGCCACGGCCGCGGTGTCGCCGCGATTGAACAGCAGCACCGCGCGTTCGCCGCGCGCGGTCAGCGGCTTGACCAGTACCTGCACCGGCGCAGCGTCGACCACCAGCGTGGCCTGGTTGCCGGCCGCATCCTGGTTGACCGCGATCACCTCGGGATTGCGCAGCAGTTCGATCAGCGGGTCCGGCGCGCGGGTCAGGTCGAACCCCAGCAGCAGCGGTGCGGACAGCATCGCCCACAGCGAGAAATGGGTGCGCGCTTCGGTCAGGTGCGCGGCGTCGAACGCGCCCAGGCCGACCGCCAGCATGTCCGGATCGTTCCAGCGGCCCGGGCCGGCGTACAGCTCGCGCCGCGAGGCCGAATCGAAGTTGTGCAGCATGCTGTCCCAGGTCGGCTCGATGTCCGGACTGGTGCGCCACAGGTGGCCGTAGCTGCCGCCCCAGTCGCGCACGCCGGCCTCGCCCCATGGGCAGATCGACAGCACGTAGTCGTTGTCGGGATTCAACGCGGCCAGCAGCCGGCCGATGCGCGCGTAGTGCGTCTCCAGCGCATCGCGGTCGCTGCGCACGGCGTCGCCGCGCACGATCAGCGGGCGCAACGCGCGCTGGCCGGATTCGCGCACCGGCACGCTGTCGGCAGCGAAGTCGGCCAGGCCGCAGGCGTCCACCTTCAGGTAGTCGAAGCCCCAGTCCTGGAACATGGTCTTCAGGTCCGAGGCTTCGAAGCCCTGCAAGCCGATCTCACGCTCGGCCACGCTGCCCACCGGCAGGTTGGGACTGGTGCGGTCGAACGCCTGCGAGCAGGCGTTGCGTCCGGCGTCGGTGTACAGACCGGCCTTGAAGCCGCGGGCATGCAATCCATCGGTCCAGGCGCGGAAGCTGGTGCCGCCCTCGCCGGTCCTGGCGATGGGGAACATCGAGGTGCGGATCGCGATCTCGCCGCTGGCGCGCCGCTGCAACCACCAGCCGTCGTCGATGTTGATGTAGCGGTAGCCGGCCTGCTGCAGGCCGCGGCGCTGGATGGCGTCGACCACCGACAGGATCCGCGCCTGGTCGACGTCGGTGCGGAAGGCGTTCCACGGATTCCAGCCCATCGGCGGGGTGGCGGCCGCGCCGTGGCCGTACACGCTGAAACGGCCGCTGGGTTGCAGGGCGTCGGGGCGCTGCGCCGCGCTCGCGGCGGCGGCGAGGGTGCAGAGCAGAGCGGCCAGCAGCGGGCGTTTCATTGGCGTGTCCTTGGTGGTTGGCGTCCGCAGCGGTGCTTCAGCGGGATGGAATGGCGGCCAGTTGCCGCGCGTAGAGCGCGGCCCCGTAGTGCGGCGCGTGCAAGGGCGCGCGCAGTTCGAAGCCGCGAGCGGCCGCGCCCAGCGCCAGCCGGAACGGGCGCATCAACAGATCGCCGGCGCTGAACGCGCCGCCGGAATACGACACCGGCACCGGCTCGCCGGGGTCGAATCCGAGCGCGCCGTGCAACGCCACCGCGATCGCCGCCAGCTCGCGGCCGGCGTGTTCGAAGATCGCCGCGGCCACCGCGTCGCCCGCCTGCGCGGCGCGCGAGACCAGCGGCGACAGCCTGGCCAGGTCGCCGCGGGTGCCTACGCCTTCGCCGTAGACGTGCGCGCAGATGTCCAGGTCGTGCCGGCCCAGTTGGAAATGCTCGCGCAGCAGCGCATGCAGCGGACCGCGCGGCAGACGCCCGTCGCTCATGCGCG
This sequence is a window from Xanthomonas sp. CFBP 8443. Protein-coding genes within it:
- a CDS encoding TonB-dependent receptor, encoding MTGSLACPSHRRPAAMQRPLALWIALALSGSVHAHAQPAPADGASAAPPAAAPTLDTVQVKGVRGSVVDAIATKQAHAEISDSIVAEDIGKLPDNSVAAALQRVTGVQVARAGAEVGQVLVRGLPNVVTTLDGRNVFTTVGRDIELADVPTELLRSVDVYKTTGAQFQEGGIAGVVDVHLRRPFDFEEDSTIAGSVSALRGDQAGKTVPNGSLTLSERWDTGHGRMGVMGSVAYQRRPYQESNSIYGTYDLKPNPLDPGQRIYVPYSAGGLMARGDRERKSANLSFQWAPSERSEVYLDALYIGYGNRPQVNYWLPFPGLATAENTRSLSLRPGTAVLDGLEASDMRTLSSTQAHKNASDTYQAALGGRWNNDKVKLSTELAYTYSTADNRAFTLDVETLAPLLHLRSGRGAPATWITQADGSAYDATAPGNWTLRQYYDSWNEQKGEEWAWRGDANIALDTGPLQSLDVGLRASRRSATNRSGDTGARDNVTGTPILLGDVPGLASVTPGNMLDGARDFGTDRWASANQDFLLQRSAYLRTLMGHSATRPDADPALFFDDREDNYAAYAQLNYGFALGPVPVDGRIGVRATRLDSTLRGTQPRDGVSGPVQIDRRTDKVLPNYSANLSLRENLMLRLAGSTTITRPEFADLNPQLALYESTDSLPARGGGGNPQLRPVESRNADLSLEWYFRPGSLLSLAAFHRDIDGYIQTYAADETIDGTTYSISRPRNTGKGTLKGVEAGYTQFYDFLPGWLSGFGTQLNYTYIDAEADSPDGISQPLTNVSKNAYNVILMYEYQRFSARAAYNWRNRYAVSFNSSGDQPEQIYHGPEKWLDVALNYELSERLTVFAEATNLLGTTTYNYFGERSTFPREVASPERTYTLGLRFRL
- a CDS encoding M14 family metallocarboxypeptidase codes for the protein MTSDAFYPIGTPGTPWGPAERAAWLSRQQRQRSYQDDVVAAIEQLRGQLDVVDYGVVAYAQERYPLLALRSRGWDDALPCMLVTGGVHGYETSGVHGALQFARQHAADYAGRANLLVAPCVSPWAYERIHRWNADAIDPNRSFREDSPAQESAALLRLVAPLRGRIAMHIDLHETTDSDESEFRPALAARDGVAYEPDGIPDGFYLVDDSENPQPAFQQAVIAAVEQVTHIAPADAEGKIIGSPVVAHGVIRYPMKKLGLCAGISDARYTTTTEVYPDSPSATPEQCNAAQVAAVRAAIDYALAHP
- a CDS encoding DUF3228 family protein; translation: MSIVLTPFARTRLFPRDARRNAIQDCTPEQFERQLNDAMPLRVLDGYAPFCKLHVHRNWTSTRCLTVPITEANRHLLRSGYEARSREELPVLVRWFEGVEPPVATYLLPILYSREQLAREGAPIEAEWGVVGCLYTAEPQEIPMAPITMLRNALGVEEGGSGVALDREAYRRSVAFWERNANWRP
- a CDS encoding NPCBM/NEW2 domain-containing protein gives rise to the protein MKRPLLAALLCTLAAAASAAQRPDALQPSGRFSVYGHGAAATPPMGWNPWNAFRTDVDQARILSVVDAIQRRGLQQAGYRYINIDDGWWLQRRASGEIAIRTSMFPIARTGEGGTSFRAWTDGLHARGFKAGLYTDAGRNACSQAFDRTSPNLPVGSVAEREIGLQGFEASDLKTMFQDWGFDYLKVDACGLADFAADSVPVRESGQRALRPLIVRGDAVRSDRDALETHYARIGRLLAALNPDNDYVLSICPWGEAGVRDWGGSYGHLWRTSPDIEPTWDSMLHNFDSASRRELYAGPGRWNDPDMLAVGLGAFDAAHLTEARTHFSLWAMLSAPLLLGFDLTRAPDPLIELLRNPEVIAVNQDAAGNQATLVVDAAPVQVLVKPLTARGERAVLLFNRGDTAAVAQVDARQMKLAAGTPLAVRDLWRRRDLPSRQGPLRYSLAPHAAVMLKVKGTPVEADATLLSEMTGRIHVAADGLPSYATALDAASGTPRADVTPYGQPLKIAGSAYAYGIGAHADSRLEILTRGEFSKFSTSIGLQDSAARGTGRTVFRIYGDARLLYESAPMRSGDAAVAVELPIGNVGVLELVAAADAVPAGALPPLVVWANPVLR